One Paenibacillus riograndensis SBR5 DNA segment encodes these proteins:
- a CDS encoding flotillin family protein: MSNRMVMLYLISGIVVVILLALFSIVNAYKKVPPNQAMIVYGLGGKRVVQGGGTFVIPGFQNNKTISMMLMSFDVIPAQAMFSQQGIKLNLEAVAQIKIKSDPTAILTASEQFIDRPEEDRETIILHSVEGHLRGLIGQLTVESILKTPDEINSKMRETCSEDLDKMGLEVVSFTIKKITDDKGYIDNMGVPEIERIRRDASIAKAEAERDIQIKQAEAEKESSIAKANAHQATIEAGTAARAKESQFEKELNIKQADFKLETEVKKAQADLAYELQQNKIKQSLVTEQVKITQMEAEANRTVREIEVELRQKELEATVIKPAQAENQATIMRAEAAKQRQILEAEAEAATTTKRGLATAEAELAKGRANAEIVQLAGAAEAGALEKKAEAYKQFTQAALTVEFLKVLPELAEKIASPLAKVDKITVISQDGASSGVNKITSDIAKIMTQVPELTQTLTGMNVTEALSGLLGRDKEQ, encoded by the coding sequence GTGTCGAACCGGATGGTTATGCTCTATTTAATCTCGGGAATTGTTGTTGTTATCCTGCTGGCTTTGTTCAGTATCGTGAATGCTTATAAAAAGGTTCCGCCCAATCAGGCAATGATTGTCTACGGCCTCGGCGGAAAAAGAGTGGTTCAGGGCGGCGGGACGTTCGTCATCCCCGGCTTCCAGAACAATAAGACCATCTCCATGATGCTGATGAGCTTCGATGTCATCCCGGCGCAGGCGATGTTCTCCCAGCAGGGTATCAAGCTCAACCTGGAGGCGGTGGCCCAGATTAAGATAAAAAGCGATCCTACCGCTATTCTGACAGCCAGTGAGCAGTTCATCGACCGGCCGGAAGAGGACCGCGAGACGATTATCCTGCATTCGGTGGAAGGCCATTTGCGCGGCTTGATCGGACAATTGACGGTGGAGTCCATTCTAAAAACTCCCGACGAAATCAACAGCAAGATGCGGGAGACCTGCTCGGAAGACCTCGACAAGATGGGGCTTGAGGTAGTCAGCTTCACCATTAAGAAAATTACGGATGACAAAGGGTATATCGACAACATGGGGGTTCCGGAAATTGAGCGCATCCGCCGCGATGCCAGCATCGCCAAGGCAGAAGCGGAACGCGATATCCAGATCAAGCAAGCTGAGGCGGAGAAAGAATCCTCGATTGCCAAAGCCAACGCGCATCAGGCCACCATTGAAGCGGGAACCGCCGCCCGCGCCAAGGAATCTCAGTTCGAGAAGGAATTGAACATTAAGCAGGCGGACTTTAAGCTGGAGACAGAAGTGAAGAAAGCACAGGCGGATCTTGCGTACGAATTGCAGCAGAACAAAATCAAGCAGTCGCTGGTTACCGAGCAGGTCAAGATCACGCAGATGGAAGCGGAGGCTAACCGGACTGTCCGGGAAATCGAAGTGGAGCTGAGACAGAAGGAGCTGGAGGCAACGGTAATCAAGCCGGCCCAGGCAGAGAATCAGGCTACAATTATGAGAGCGGAAGCGGCCAAGCAGCGGCAGATTCTTGAAGCGGAGGCAGAGGCGGCCACGACGACCAAGCGGGGGCTGGCCACAGCGGAAGCCGAGCTGGCGAAAGGGAGAGCCAACGCGGAAATTGTACAATTGGCTGGAGCGGCGGAAGCGGGAGCGCTGGAAAAGAAAGCCGAGGCGTACAAACAGTTCACGCAAGCCGCACTTACAGTGGAATTTCTGAAGGTCCTGCCGGAATTGGCCGAGAAAATCGCCTCTCCGCTGGCCAAGGTCGATAAGATTACAGTGATTTCCCAGGATGGAGCTTCATCCGGCGTGAACAAAATTACCAGCGATATCGCCAAAATCATGACCCAGGTTCCTGAATTGACGCAGACGCTTACCGGCATGAACGTGACAGAGGCGCTCAGCGGGCTGCTCGGGCGGGATAAGGAGCAGTAA
- a CDS encoding Sapep family Mn(2+)-dependent dipeptidase, protein MEMISSQELDRCISEFLEANQENMIEDAKGLIRIRSVGLDYQPGSTQPFGEGCRTVLDEAIRLMQREKLEVTDFDGYGVKGALAASERGSIGFFAHLDVVPEGEGWSFPPYDPFVWDGFLWGRGAMDNKAAAVAALYVLKFFAESRLPLRHGLYLFLGCNEENGMRDIRHFLSRHEPPLFGIVPDAYFPLCFAEKGMLRADFEGEAADGNLLAFNGGTEYNVVPAAASAILRDVDPDHARQVLPGSFTVEVLPEGVRITASGKAGHAAFPEGTDNAAVKLAAALAAHGLVRGSRTLRALAFVQECFANPYGHGLGIAFRDVSGETTVNAAVQMENGRLRLLCDIRYGVTQEIGGIQQLLEEAANRYGMQLTRTEDSPPHYIAPDDPIAAALCDLANRELGTSQPPYAMGGITHARWLPRAAAFGPLRRDKPSPFPAGRGSGHQPDEAMNLEAVWDAFLIYVKAVLVIDGLLSEENAQH, encoded by the coding sequence ATGGAGATGATTAGCAGCCAGGAACTGGACAGGTGCATTTCCGAATTTCTTGAGGCGAACCAGGAGAATATGATCGAGGATGCCAAAGGGCTTATCCGCATCCGCAGCGTAGGCCTGGATTACCAGCCCGGAAGCACTCAGCCCTTCGGCGAAGGCTGCAGAACCGTCCTGGATGAAGCTATCCGGCTCATGCAGCGGGAGAAGCTGGAGGTGACGGACTTTGACGGCTACGGTGTCAAAGGGGCATTAGCAGCTTCGGAGCGGGGAAGCATCGGATTTTTCGCCCATCTGGACGTAGTGCCGGAGGGCGAAGGCTGGAGTTTCCCGCCTTACGACCCCTTTGTATGGGATGGCTTCCTATGGGGACGCGGGGCCATGGATAATAAAGCGGCGGCTGTTGCCGCGCTGTATGTGCTGAAGTTTTTTGCAGAAAGCAGGCTGCCCCTCCGGCATGGGCTGTATCTGTTCCTCGGCTGCAATGAGGAAAACGGCATGCGCGATATCCGCCACTTTTTGTCCCGGCATGAACCTCCACTGTTCGGAATTGTGCCTGACGCCTATTTCCCCCTGTGCTTTGCCGAGAAGGGAATGCTGCGTGCGGATTTCGAAGGTGAAGCGGCAGACGGCAACCTGCTGGCCTTCAACGGCGGGACCGAATATAACGTGGTTCCCGCTGCCGCCTCGGCAATCTTGCGGGACGTGGACCCGGACCATGCAAGACAGGTGCTGCCCGGTTCCTTCACGGTTGAGGTTCTGCCGGAGGGTGTCCGCATTACGGCCTCGGGCAAAGCGGGACATGCCGCCTTTCCCGAAGGCACGGACAACGCCGCCGTGAAGCTGGCTGCCGCGCTTGCCGCCCATGGGCTGGTCCGGGGCAGCCGGACGCTGCGGGCGCTGGCATTCGTGCAGGAATGCTTCGCCAACCCTTACGGGCATGGCCTCGGCATCGCCTTCCGTGACGTGTCGGGAGAAACCACAGTCAATGCAGCCGTCCAGATGGAAAACGGCAGGCTTCGGCTGTTATGCGACATCCGCTACGGGGTTACACAGGAGATCGGCGGGATACAGCAGCTGCTGGAAGAGGCAGCCAACCGTTACGGCATGCAGCTGACCCGCACGGAGGATAGCCCGCCGCATTATATCGCCCCGGACGATCCCATTGCGGCGGCTTTATGCGATCTGGCCAACCGGGAGCTTGGCACCAGCCAGCCCCCTTATGCCATGGGCGGCATTACCCACGCCAGATGGCTGCCGCGGGCAGCAGCCTTCGGCCCTCTGCGCCGGGATAAGCCTTCCCCCTTTCCTGCCGGAAGAGGAAGCGGCCACCAGCCGGACGAGGCCATGAATTTGGAGGCCGTATGGGATGCCTTCCTGATTTATGTTAAGGCGGTGCTTGTGATAGACGGGCTGTTAAGCGAAGAGAACGCACAACATTAA
- a CDS encoding aldo/keto reductase, which produces MKTMQIGSSGIEASVLTLGAFGMGGGFQFPDTDDGESIRAIHAALDAGINCIDTAPVYGFGHSEEIVGQAIKGRRDKVILSTKCGLWWGDEEGSYRFTWEGRRVKRNLSPRVIRIEVEESLRRLGTDYIDIYYTHNPAMEPFLTPIEETIGTLMELKKEGKIRAIGASNCEPHHIQSYIRHGEISIVQKKYNMLSREAEADVLPLCKDNGISFHAYSPLAQGLLSGHIGKDYQLPQDDPRRGDRWWQGEAFLLAVDFARELEALAREFGISTSSLAVAYLQARHEHVNVILGIRKERHLHENLAGADFRFPDGAVEEIDRLLNRLHLAAAGQGQ; this is translated from the coding sequence ATGAAAACAATGCAAATCGGCAGCAGCGGAATCGAGGCTTCAGTCCTGACGTTAGGTGCTTTCGGCATGGGAGGGGGCTTCCAGTTCCCGGACACGGACGATGGCGAATCCATCCGGGCCATCCATGCGGCACTGGATGCGGGCATCAACTGCATCGATACCGCACCCGTGTACGGCTTCGGCCACAGTGAGGAAATCGTGGGACAAGCGATCAAGGGCAGACGGGACAAGGTAATCCTGTCTACCAAATGCGGTCTGTGGTGGGGCGATGAGGAAGGCAGCTACCGCTTCACCTGGGAGGGGCGCCGGGTCAAGCGCAACCTTAGCCCCAGGGTCATCCGCATTGAAGTAGAGGAAAGCCTGCGGCGGCTGGGAACAGATTACATCGATATTTACTATACCCATAACCCGGCCATGGAGCCGTTCCTGACACCTATTGAGGAAACTATCGGTACTTTGATGGAGCTGAAGAAGGAAGGGAAAATACGGGCCATCGGTGCCTCCAACTGCGAGCCCCATCATATCCAAAGCTATATCAGGCACGGAGAGATTTCCATTGTGCAGAAGAAATACAATATGTTGTCCAGAGAGGCAGAAGCGGATGTGCTTCCTCTCTGCAAGGACAACGGCATCAGCTTCCATGCCTATTCCCCGTTGGCCCAGGGCCTTCTGAGCGGGCACATCGGCAAGGATTATCAACTGCCCCAAGACGACCCCCGCCGGGGCGACCGCTGGTGGCAGGGGGAGGCTTTCCTGCTGGCCGTTGACTTCGCCCGGGAGCTTGAGGCATTGGCGCGGGAATTCGGCATCTCCACCAGCTCTCTGGCAGTCGCTTATTTGCAGGCCAGGCATGAGCATGTGAATGTAATTCTGGGCATCCGCAAGGAACGCCACCTGCACGAAAACCTGGCCGGAGCGGACTTCCGCTTCCCGGACGGCGCTGTAGAGGAAATCGACCGCCTGCTTAACCGGCTGCATCTTGCGGCTGCCGGGCAAGGCCAGTGA
- a CDS encoding tautomerase family protein: MATVIIVANTSLNDADKKRFVEEIGTAVTESLRLPPHLKSITLQEFPRSNSTPKDYEEITFFVYTAPGKPVEAKRDLVRNIQLTAERVLAGVNVKTIVIIKEHGDENVGVGGQLRLDQVQA, encoded by the coding sequence ATGGCAACTGTAATCATTGTGGCAAATACCTCCCTGAATGACGCGGACAAAAAACGCTTTGTAGAGGAAATCGGCACTGCCGTAACGGAATCTCTGCGGCTTCCGCCTCACCTGAAATCCATCACCCTGCAGGAGTTTCCGCGCAGCAACAGCACACCGAAGGATTACGAGGAAATTACCTTCTTCGTGTACACCGCCCCGGGCAAACCTGTGGAAGCCAAGCGGGACCTTGTCCGCAACATCCAGCTTACAGCGGAGCGTGTACTGGCCGGGGTGAATGTGAAGACCATTGTCATTATTAAGGAACACGGAGATGAAAATGTGGGTGTAGGCGGCCAGCTGCGGCTCGACCAGGTCCAGGCTTAA
- a CDS encoding MetQ/NlpA family ABC transporter substrate-binding protein, with protein sequence MKKTSFTALSLVLVLALSVLAGCSKSASGGQSKHIVIGVIAREQPDIDYVAEKLKTEGYDIEVKVFNDNIALNNATSEGEIDANYFQNEKYLNSFNQSNGTDLITYGPNIYTTPVVFVSKKHKSVDSLPEGAKIGIANDSANRARELQLLAANGLIKLREGVELPTLLDITENKKKLNFVEIDPRSRVGAFADLDAMTAPSITVYQMKDPEVTIDTALFQETPEVYKQYGGIVLAINKDTEDQNKEWLDKVVNILSSKEYADWLLKTYSGVKKPYNS encoded by the coding sequence ATGAAAAAAACGTCCTTCACCGCCCTGTCGCTGGTCCTCGTCCTTGCCCTGTCGGTGCTGGCGGGCTGCAGCAAAAGCGCCTCCGGTGGCCAGTCCAAACATATCGTCATCGGGGTTATCGCCCGTGAGCAGCCGGATATCGATTACGTCGCCGAGAAGCTGAAGACCGAAGGCTATGACATTGAGGTGAAGGTATTTAACGACAACATTGCGCTGAACAACGCCACATCGGAAGGGGAAATTGACGCCAACTACTTTCAGAATGAGAAGTACCTGAACAGCTTCAACCAAAGCAACGGGACGGACCTGATCACCTATGGTCCCAATATCTATACGACTCCTGTGGTTTTTGTATCTAAAAAGCACAAAAGTGTAGACAGCCTGCCGGAAGGCGCCAAAATCGGCATCGCCAACGATTCCGCCAACCGGGCAAGGGAGCTGCAGCTGCTCGCCGCCAACGGCTTGATCAAGCTCCGCGAGGGTGTGGAGCTGCCAACACTGCTGGATATTACGGAAAACAAGAAGAAACTCAATTTCGTAGAGATTGACCCCCGCAGCCGGGTAGGCGCATTTGCCGATCTGGATGCCATGACCGCTCCCTCCATTACCGTGTATCAAATGAAAGATCCCGAGGTCACCATCGATACGGCGCTGTTTCAGGAAACCCCAGAGGTCTACAAGCAGTACGGGGGCATCGTTCTGGCAATCAATAAAGACACAGAGGATCAAAACAAGGAATGGCTGGATAAGGTTGTGAACATCCTGTCCTCCAAGGAGTATGCGGATTGGCTGCTAAAAACCTATAGCGGTGTGAAAAAGCCTTACAACTCATAA
- a CDS encoding methionine ABC transporter permease, producing the protein MEESVIYQYDFQTILDRIIVPGLRDTLIMLGGTVVTCTFFGFVLALILITTDVNGLRPNRLVYETISAVINVLRSVPFIILIITIIPLTRLVVGTTIGTTAAIFSITIVGSPLIARLLEGCFKEVNPSLIEAAKSFGASDWQITFHVIVSESIPSIVSHLTLGYVSLLGFTAMAGTVGAGGLGAVALTYGYQNFNDTIMYSTVVILIIIVQFIQFGGNFLYRKLK; encoded by the coding sequence ATGGAGGAGAGTGTAATTTACCAGTACGATTTCCAGACCATTCTGGACCGCATCATTGTGCCCGGCTTGCGCGACACGCTCATCATGCTGGGCGGCACAGTCGTCACCTGTACCTTCTTCGGCTTTGTGCTGGCGCTTATTCTTATTACCACCGATGTGAACGGGCTCAGGCCCAACCGGTTAGTGTACGAAACCATAAGCGCTGTGATCAATGTGCTTCGCTCTGTGCCCTTTATCATTCTTATCATTACCATCATTCCGCTGACACGGCTAGTGGTGGGCACGACCATCGGAACCACGGCGGCAATTTTCTCCATAACCATTGTGGGTTCTCCGCTTATCGCCAGACTTCTGGAGGGCTGCTTCAAGGAAGTTAATCCCAGCCTTATCGAGGCTGCCAAATCCTTTGGCGCCTCTGATTGGCAGATTACATTCCATGTCATTGTGAGTGAATCCATTCCGTCCATTGTATCCCATCTGACCTTAGGGTATGTTTCGCTGCTGGGCTTTACCGCCATGGCCGGCACAGTGGGCGCTGGAGGCCTGGGAGCGGTGGCGCTGACCTACGGCTACCAGAACTTCAACGATACCATTATGTACAGCACGGTGGTCATTCTCATTATTATCGTGCAATTCATCCAGTTCGGCGGCAATTTTCTCTATCGCAAGCTAAAATAA
- a CDS encoding methionine ABC transporter ATP-binding protein, producing the protein MIEIKELYKSFGDKPVLSGINVTIGDGDIYGLVGISGAGKSTLLRCINGLETFERGTLRVNGTDISSLHGAELRKFRSGIGMIFQQFSLLERKTVYENIMFPMKCYNYKKAEADARIHELLRLVELTDKIRSRPSQLSGGQKQRVAIARALAMNPKILLCDEATSALDPNITKSILALLKKINRELGITIVIVTHQMEVVKEVCTDMALLSKGELQISGSVQDIFLGRSETLAELLGSAGMGQQGDKVVFEMVQRPGQNDLLSRFATATGIRFEVVWGGLDRYADSIAGAFTLAVDKDDFPKAQAFLEDTDTEWRRV; encoded by the coding sequence ATGATCGAAATCAAAGAGTTGTACAAATCCTTCGGGGACAAGCCTGTACTTTCAGGCATTAATGTCACCATCGGGGACGGGGATATTTATGGTCTTGTAGGCATAAGCGGCGCCGGGAAGTCCACGCTGCTGCGCTGCATCAACGGGCTGGAAACCTTCGAACGGGGGACCCTGCGGGTGAACGGTACGGACATCAGCAGTCTGCATGGCGCCGAACTCCGCAAATTCCGCAGTGGCATTGGGATGATCTTTCAGCAGTTTTCCCTGTTGGAGCGGAAGACCGTATATGAAAATATCATGTTCCCGATGAAGTGTTACAACTACAAGAAAGCGGAAGCTGATGCGCGTATTCACGAGCTGCTGCGGCTGGTGGAGCTGACGGACAAAATCCGCTCCCGCCCCAGCCAGCTTTCGGGGGGCCAGAAACAACGGGTGGCCATTGCCAGAGCCCTGGCCATGAATCCGAAGATTCTGCTGTGTGACGAAGCCACCAGCGCCCTGGACCCCAATATTACAAAGTCCATCCTGGCGCTTTTGAAGAAAATCAACCGGGAGCTGGGCATTACCATCGTGATTGTGACCCACCAGATGGAGGTAGTGAAAGAGGTCTGCACCGATATGGCTCTCTTAAGCAAGGGGGAGCTGCAGATATCGGGTTCCGTGCAGGATATTTTCCTGGGCCGCTCTGAGACGCTGGCCGAGCTGCTCGGGTCGGCCGGTATGGGGCAGCAGGGAGACAAGGTGGTGTTTGAGATGGTACAAAGGCCAGGTCAGAATGACCTGCTGTCGCGGTTCGCCACAGCCACGGGAATCCGTTTCGAGGTTGTATGGGGCGGGCTTGACCGGTATGCGGACAGCATCGCGGGAGCTTTTACCCTTGCAGTGGACAAGGATGACTTCCCCAAGGCACAGGCTTTTCTTGAGGATACGGATACAGAATGGAGGAGAGTGTAA
- a CDS encoding LacI family DNA-binding transcriptional regulator, translated as MASRDKRVTLQDVADDAGVSRATASLVVRGSKSIKPSTHKKVMDSIEKLGYVYDRVAASFRSQSSSTVGIVITDFENPFYHQMLTKVEDMLYEQQFTFLLGMSSESREKQERVLETMLEHRVCGIILTPVVDTQPTLFNKLRALQIPALLMGREVAGSGADYVGTDYRLGSQLAVRHLVEQGHRRIAYIGGMLPGNTAYQERIDGYCSALQEYGLEVDPKLIMPTPLNREGGIRAIQEVLKLENPPTACFCHNDIIALGVTIGLRLQGLIPGEHMAIVGFDNILETETVEPKLTTVSVFHDQWGVEAARQILDRIGGLQSDPVKIIIPPKLIVRKSSVCFQGLPNLKA; from the coding sequence TTGGCTTCGCGGGACAAAAGGGTAACCCTTCAGGATGTGGCCGATGATGCCGGGGTTTCCCGGGCGACAGCATCGCTGGTCGTCAGAGGCAGCAAGTCTATCAAGCCCAGCACTCATAAGAAAGTAATGGATTCCATCGAAAAGCTCGGCTATGTGTATGACAGGGTAGCGGCCAGCTTCCGCTCCCAAAGCTCGTCCACGGTGGGGATTGTAATCACCGATTTTGAAAACCCCTTCTATCACCAGATGCTGACCAAGGTCGAGGACATGCTCTATGAACAGCAGTTTACTTTCCTGCTGGGCATGTCCTCCGAATCTAGGGAGAAGCAGGAGCGGGTGCTGGAAACGATGCTGGAGCACCGGGTATGCGGCATTATCCTGACTCCGGTCGTCGATACCCAGCCGACCCTGTTCAACAAGCTGCGCGCGCTGCAGATACCGGCGCTTCTCATGGGGCGGGAGGTAGCGGGCTCCGGCGCAGATTATGTGGGGACGGATTACAGACTGGGCTCCCAATTGGCCGTCCGGCATCTGGTAGAGCAGGGGCACCGGCGGATCGCCTATATCGGTGGTATGCTTCCCGGCAATACAGCCTACCAGGAACGGATAGACGGCTACTGCAGCGCCCTGCAGGAATACGGCCTGGAAGTGGACCCCAAGCTCATTATGCCTACTCCGTTGAACCGTGAGGGAGGAATCCGCGCCATTCAGGAGGTGCTGAAGCTGGAAAATCCGCCGACCGCCTGTTTCTGCCACAATGACATTATTGCCCTTGGCGTCACCATCGGCTTGCGTCTCCAGGGTTTGATCCCGGGCGAGCATATGGCTATTGTGGGCTTTGACAATATTCTTGAGACGGAAACGGTGGAGCCTAAGCTTACCACAGTATCGGTCTTTCATGACCAGTGGGGCGTTGAGGCAGCCCGGCAGATTCTGGACAGGATCGGTGGTTTGCAGAGCGATCCGGTGAAGATCATTATCCCGCCCAAGCTGATTGTCCGGAAATCCTCCGTTTGCTTCCAGGGACTGCCGAACTTGAAGGCTTGA
- a CDS encoding response regulator transcription factor, whose amino-acid sequence MVKILIVDDDPHIRALMRLYLKNEGFDLAEADNGIDAHAIVKGSGIDLVILDIMMPHMDGWELCQAIRISDPDIPLLMVTAKGESAQKIKGFQLGTDDYMTKPFDPVELVMRVKALLRRSRIASSQVIALGEIVLNRKTYKVMRGDEELTLPLKEFELLFVLAGHPGQIFTREQLITQIWGMDYEGDDRTVDVHIKRLRERFAGDVRHFRIETARSVGYRLAVNPG is encoded by the coding sequence ATGGTCAAAATTCTTATCGTGGACGACGATCCGCACATTCGCGCCCTGATGCGCCTGTACTTGAAGAATGAAGGGTTCGATCTGGCCGAGGCGGACAATGGCATCGATGCGCATGCCATCGTCAAAGGTTCAGGAATCGATCTGGTTATCCTCGATATTATGATGCCGCATATGGACGGGTGGGAGCTGTGCCAAGCGATTCGGATAAGCGATCCCGACATTCCGCTCCTGATGGTAACGGCCAAGGGCGAATCGGCTCAAAAGATCAAAGGCTTCCAGCTCGGGACCGACGATTATATGACGAAGCCGTTCGATCCGGTGGAGCTGGTGATGAGGGTAAAAGCATTACTGCGGCGCTCCCGGATTGCCTCTTCCCAGGTCATTGCGCTGGGGGAAATCGTACTGAACCGGAAAACGTACAAGGTCATGCGGGGAGACGAGGAACTGACTTTGCCTCTGAAAGAATTCGAGCTGTTATTTGTGCTTGCCGGCCATCCGGGGCAGATTTTCACGCGGGAACAGCTGATTACCCAGATCTGGGGCATGGATTACGAAGGAGACGACCGGACCGTCGATGTTCATATCAAGCGGCTGCGGGAACGTTTTGCCGGGGACGTCCGCCATTTTCGCATTGAGACGGCACGAAGTGTAGGCTACCGTCTGGCGGTGAATCCGGGATGA
- a CDS encoding sensor histidine kinase: MKTLYVRVVLTFLAVIVVSLVASLLISLALFQKGLNATGKNDMIAAGNRIIRVYEQTNPPDLDTFMDNMAELVSYTLQLYEGNGGVDSYVPAKGRQAGKISPESVRIVLQGEVYRSQGQDNGTFIGLPFVSEGKRYALFVQSSSKNEAALIRLFFTILLLMLALGSLGILVAGRYVVKPLQAMTDATKRLAKGDFEVELKINRGDELGTLSRSINDMAREIRQMERMRQDFVSNVSHEIQSPLTSISGFAKALKDGDLVIGEDERVQYLDIIVTESDRLSRLSDNLLKLASLESEHHPFQTETYNLDEQLRRVIVACEPLWSAKDIRVDMESPSGAAVRITADKDQLNQVWMNLLGNAVKFTPCARQVLIAISQPQPGEVAVAVSDSGIGIAPEDTGFIFERFYKADKSRAEDRSGNGLGLAISQKIVALHHGSIAVKSTAGLGTTFTVTLPVGAPSDSVF; encoded by the coding sequence ATGAAAACGTTATATGTCCGCGTCGTGCTGACTTTTCTGGCCGTTATCGTCGTCAGCCTGGTCGCATCTCTGCTAATCTCCCTTGCTCTATTTCAGAAGGGGCTTAACGCTACGGGTAAAAACGATATGATCGCGGCCGGCAACCGCATCATCCGTGTGTATGAACAAACGAATCCTCCGGATTTGGATACTTTTATGGACAATATGGCCGAATTGGTTTCTTATACCCTGCAGCTCTACGAAGGCAATGGCGGGGTGGACTCCTATGTACCAGCCAAAGGCAGGCAGGCCGGGAAGATTAGCCCTGAATCTGTCCGCATAGTGCTGCAGGGAGAGGTGTACCGTTCGCAAGGACAAGATAACGGAACGTTCATCGGCCTTCCGTTTGTATCTGAAGGGAAACGTTATGCCTTATTTGTGCAGAGCTCTTCCAAAAACGAAGCCGCGCTCATCCGTTTGTTCTTTACCATCCTGCTTCTCATGCTCGCGCTCGGAAGCTTGGGCATTCTCGTTGCCGGCAGGTACGTGGTGAAGCCTCTCCAGGCAATGACGGATGCGACTAAGCGGCTGGCCAAAGGCGACTTCGAGGTTGAACTGAAAATAAACCGTGGAGACGAACTGGGAACACTCTCGCGGAGCATTAACGATATGGCCCGGGAAATCAGACAAATGGAGCGGATGCGGCAGGATTTTGTATCGAACGTGTCTCATGAAATCCAATCGCCGTTGACGTCCATCTCCGGTTTTGCGAAGGCATTGAAGGACGGCGATCTTGTTATTGGGGAGGATGAACGCGTTCAATACTTGGATATTATCGTTACTGAGAGCGACAGGTTGTCCAGACTCAGTGATAATCTGCTGAAGCTCGCTTCCCTCGAATCGGAGCATCATCCCTTCCAGACGGAAACCTATAATCTGGATGAGCAGCTTCGGCGGGTGATTGTCGCGTGCGAGCCCCTGTGGTCGGCAAAAGACATCCGTGTCGATATGGAATCCCCTTCCGGTGCTGCTGTCCGAATAACGGCCGACAAGGATCAACTCAATCAGGTGTGGATGAATTTGCTCGGAAATGCCGTCAAGTTCACGCCCTGCGCCAGGCAGGTCTTGATCGCAATCAGCCAGCCCCAGCCGGGTGAGGTTGCCGTGGCGGTAAGCGATTCGGGGATCGGCATTGCGCCGGAGGATACAGGCTTTATTTTTGAGCGCTTCTACAAAGCGGACAAGTCGCGGGCAGAAGACCGCAGCGGCAATGGTCTTGGTCTAGCCATCTCCCAGAAGATCGTAGCACTTCATCATGGAAGCATAGCGGTGAAGAGTACGGCCGGACTGGGCACAACGTTCACCGTGACGCTCCCCGTGGGTGCTCCTTCTGATTCTGTCTTTTAG